A DNA window from Candidatus Thermoplasmatota archaeon contains the following coding sequences:
- a CDS encoding acyl-CoA carboxylase subunit beta, with product MLPRDPLGAAAAEAGGGPERVARQHEAGKLTARERLDRFLDPGSFLEVDPFVVSQGTSRGLPFEAAPGDGLVAGFGNVLGRPVAVLAQDFTVLGGSMGAAQGRKVCKVLDHALTTGVPVVSFNDSGGARIQEGIASLGAYGDIFMRNVNASGVVPQISVIAGPCAGGAVYSPALTDFVVAIRGTGHLFVTGPDVVKTVTHEVTTANDLGGADVHAERSGVATIAVDNEEAALDFVTRLLSYLPSNNLEAPPARAPPAGVPLRDDSLNTAVPEDAQKSYDVRAIIERLVDPASFLELQPAYAQNLVIGFARIEGRVVGLVANQPRVLAGVLDVTASEKGARFIRFCDAFNIPLVTLVDVPGYLPGTSQEHDGIIRRGAKLLYAYCEATVPKITVILRKAYGGAYIVMGSKHLGADVNLAWPSAEVAVLGEGGAVNILYRRELAKAQDAEATRARLEAEYRERFRNPWFAAEIGYVDDVIEPALTRAHLARHLARLATKRQNRAPRKHGNIPL from the coding sequence ATGCTGCCGCGCGACCCGCTCGGGGCCGCCGCGGCCGAGGCCGGCGGCGGCCCCGAGCGGGTCGCGCGGCAGCATGAGGCCGGGAAGCTCACGGCGCGCGAGCGCTTGGACCGCTTCCTCGACCCGGGGAGCTTCCTCGAGGTGGACCCCTTCGTCGTGAGCCAGGGCACGAGCCGCGGCCTGCCGTTCGAGGCCGCGCCCGGCGACGGCCTGGTCGCCGGGTTCGGGAACGTGCTCGGGCGGCCCGTCGCGGTGCTGGCCCAGGACTTCACCGTCCTCGGCGGCAGCATGGGCGCTGCGCAAGGGCGCAAGGTCTGCAAGGTCCTCGATCATGCCTTGACCACGGGCGTGCCCGTCGTCTCCTTCAACGACTCGGGCGGCGCGCGCATCCAGGAAGGCATCGCGAGCCTCGGCGCGTACGGCGACATCTTCATGCGCAACGTGAACGCGAGCGGCGTCGTCCCGCAGATCAGCGTCATCGCCGGCCCCTGCGCCGGCGGCGCCGTCTACTCGCCCGCGCTCACCGACTTCGTGGTCGCGATCCGGGGCACGGGGCACCTCTTCGTCACGGGCCCCGACGTCGTGAAGACGGTCACGCACGAGGTCACCACCGCGAACGACCTCGGCGGCGCGGACGTGCATGCCGAGCGTAGCGGCGTCGCGACGATCGCGGTCGACAACGAGGAGGCCGCGCTCGACTTCGTGACGCGGCTCCTCTCGTATCTGCCGAGCAACAACCTGGAGGCCCCGCCCGCGCGCGCGCCGCCCGCGGGCGTGCCGCTGCGCGACGACTCGCTCAACACGGCCGTCCCGGAAGATGCGCAGAAGTCGTACGACGTGCGCGCGATCATCGAGCGCCTCGTGGACCCGGCCTCGTTCCTCGAGCTGCAGCCCGCCTACGCGCAGAACCTCGTCATCGGCTTCGCGCGCATCGAGGGCCGCGTCGTGGGCCTCGTCGCGAACCAGCCCCGCGTCCTCGCGGGCGTCCTCGACGTGACCGCGAGCGAGAAGGGCGCGCGCTTCATCCGCTTCTGCGACGCGTTCAACATCCCGCTCGTGACGCTCGTCGACGTGCCCGGCTACCTCCCGGGCACGAGCCAGGAGCACGACGGCATCATCCGCCGCGGCGCGAAGCTCCTCTACGCGTACTGCGAAGCGACGGTGCCGAAGATCACCGTCATCCTCCGGAAAGCCTACGGCGGCGCGTACATCGTCATGGGGTCGAAGCACCTCGGCGCGGACGTCAACCTCGCGTGGCCCTCCGCGGAAGTCGCGGTGCTCGGCGAAGGCGGCGCCGTGAACATCCTTTACCGGCGCGAGCTCGCGAAGGCGCAGGACGCCGAAGCGACCCGCGCCCGCCTCGAAGCCGAATACCGCGAGCGCTTCCGCAACCCGTGGTTCGCCGCGGAGATCGGCTACGTGGACGACGTCATCGAACCCGCCCTCACGCGCGCGCACCTCGCGCGCCACCTCGCCCGCCTCGCGACCAAGCGGCAGAACCGTGCGCCGCGAAAGCACGGAAACATCCCCCTCTAA
- a CDS encoding enoyl-ACP reductase: MQDLANKRYIVFGVAADSSIAWAIARDLADRGALVTLAYQKRFLSRVKELVKDQKFVEQWEECDVANDASVATFFSKLTGQYDGVVHAVAFAPAEALGRPIVETSEEDFSKALVVSSYSLLRVARHALPKLAPDASFVTLTYLGAERVVPGYRVMGTAKAALESIVRELAASIGPLGHRVNAISAGPIKTLAASGVPGFDMILDWMAANTPLRRNVTQADVARTTSFLLSNEAAGITGQVIYVDAGYSAVGAPPDLQRVLVEPATSPPEGPQ, encoded by the coding sequence ATGCAGGACCTCGCCAACAAGCGCTACATCGTCTTCGGCGTCGCCGCCGACTCGAGCATCGCGTGGGCCATCGCCCGCGACCTCGCCGACCGCGGCGCGCTCGTCACCCTCGCGTACCAGAAGCGGTTCCTCAGCCGCGTGAAGGAGCTCGTCAAGGACCAGAAGTTCGTCGAGCAATGGGAGGAGTGCGACGTCGCGAACGACGCGAGCGTCGCGACGTTCTTCTCGAAGCTCACGGGCCAGTACGACGGCGTCGTGCACGCGGTCGCGTTCGCGCCCGCCGAGGCGCTCGGCCGCCCCATCGTCGAGACCTCGGAGGAGGACTTCTCGAAGGCCCTCGTCGTCTCGTCGTACAGCCTCCTGCGCGTCGCGCGCCACGCGCTCCCCAAGCTCGCCCCCGACGCGAGCTTCGTGACGCTCACGTACCTCGGCGCCGAGCGCGTCGTCCCCGGCTACCGCGTGATGGGCACCGCGAAGGCGGCGCTCGAATCCATCGTGCGCGAGCTCGCCGCCTCCATCGGCCCGCTCGGCCACCGCGTGAACGCGATCTCCGCGGGCCCGATCAAGACGCTCGCCGCAAGCGGCGTCCCGGGCTTCGACATGATCCTCGACTGGATGGCCGCGAACACGCCGCTTCGCCGCAACGTCACGCAAGCCGACGTCGCGCGCACGACGAGCTTCCTCCTCTCGAACGAGGCCGCGGGCATCACGGGCCAGGTCATCTACGTGGACGCGGGCTACTCCGCGGTCGGCGCGCCGCCCGACCTCCAGCGCGTCCTCGTGGAGCCGGCCACGTCGCCCCCGGAGGGTCCGCAGTGA